From one Nitrosococcus halophilus Nc 4 genomic stretch:
- the queA gene encoding tRNA preQ1(34) S-adenosylmethionine ribosyltransferase-isomerase QueA, which produces MQLSDFSYDLPERLIAQYPPERRGESRLLFLDGASGALRDQRFAELPALLSEGDLLVFNDTQVIPARLLGVKDSGGKVEVLIERILDQHRALAHVRASKPPRSGRRLVLEQSVEVEVGERVADLFELRFLDPRPLLQLLEAVGRMPLPPYIRRETTPIDRERYQTVYASRPGAVAAPTAGLHFNGPLLEQLQAQGVELGYVTLHVGAGTFQPVRVENIAEHRMHAEYVEVPEQVCAQVRETQRLGGRVVAVGTTTVRALETAAAGGAIAPYQGETEIFIFPGYRFRAVDALITNFHLPETTLLMLVCAFAGRDRVLAAYRHAVKEGYRFFSYGDAMLVTGAGAG; this is translated from the coding sequence ATGCAGCTAAGTGATTTTTCCTATGACCTTCCCGAGCGCTTGATTGCTCAGTATCCTCCTGAGCGGCGTGGAGAAAGCCGTCTGTTGTTTTTAGATGGTGCTTCTGGTGCCCTCAGGGATCAGCGGTTTGCTGAGCTTCCTGCCTTGCTGTCGGAGGGGGACCTGTTAGTATTCAATGATACCCAAGTGATACCGGCCCGGCTTCTGGGGGTTAAGGATAGCGGGGGTAAAGTGGAGGTGCTCATTGAGCGGATTTTGGATCAGCACCGGGCCCTGGCCCATGTGCGGGCGAGTAAACCCCCGCGGTCAGGGCGCCGGCTGGTACTGGAGCAGTCGGTTGAAGTGGAAGTCGGGGAGCGGGTTGCCGATTTGTTTGAGCTGCGCTTTTTGGACCCTCGTCCACTGCTGCAGCTCCTTGAAGCGGTAGGCCGCATGCCTTTACCCCCCTATATTCGCCGGGAGACGACCCCCATTGACAGAGAGCGATATCAAACCGTCTATGCTTCCCGCCCAGGTGCGGTTGCGGCGCCAACCGCTGGCTTGCACTTTAATGGGCCGTTGTTGGAACAGTTGCAGGCCCAAGGGGTGGAGCTAGGCTATGTCACTCTCCATGTAGGGGCGGGGACTTTTCAGCCGGTGAGGGTTGAGAACATCGCTGAGCATCGGATGCATGCCGAATATGTGGAGGTGCCGGAGCAGGTCTGTGCCCAGGTACGGGAGACTCAACGACTAGGGGGCCGGGTGGTAGCTGTGGGGACGACGACGGTGCGGGCGTTGGAAACCGCTGCGGCGGGAGGAGCCATTGCCCCTTACCAGGGGGAGACAGAGATTTTTATCTTTCCGGGTTATCGATTTCGGGCCGTGGATGCCTTGATTACCAATTTTCACCTGCCGGAGACGACGCTGTTGATGTTGGTCTGTGCTTTTGCCGGCCGCGACCGAGTGTTGGCCGCCTATCGCCATGCGGTTAAGGAGGGGTATCGCTTTTTCAGTTATGGCGATGCCATGTTGGTTACCGGGGCGGGAGCGGGCTAA
- the trmJ gene encoding tRNA (cytosine(32)/uridine(32)-2'-O)-methyltransferase TrmJ, whose product MSLAKVRIVLVGTTHPGNIGAAARAMHTMGLSRLYLVNPARFPCAEATARASGADELLAQAEICTSLPQAIAGCRMVFGLSARSRNISWPALDARACGALTVQEALEGEVAIVFGREHSGLSNIELDHCHYWVHIPSNPAYSSLNLAAAVQVMAYEVRMAAMAGASPPARRPTESPPASVDEVEGFFQHLEQTLIEIGFLNPSNPKLLMRRLRRLFFRAHLEIREVNILRGILTAAQDKVKG is encoded by the coding sequence ATGTCATTGGCGAAAGTGCGTATTGTGTTGGTGGGGACCACCCATCCCGGCAACATTGGGGCGGCAGCGCGGGCCATGCATACCATGGGATTATCCCGGTTATACTTAGTGAATCCGGCGCGTTTTCCCTGTGCTGAGGCGACAGCGCGGGCCTCCGGTGCGGATGAGTTGCTGGCCCAGGCGGAAATTTGCACTAGCTTGCCCCAAGCAATAGCCGGTTGCCGAATGGTGTTTGGGTTGAGCGCCCGGTCTCGGAATATTTCTTGGCCGGCCCTAGATGCCCGGGCCTGTGGTGCCCTGACCGTCCAGGAGGCCCTGGAGGGGGAGGTGGCGATAGTGTTTGGCCGGGAACATTCGGGACTTTCCAATATTGAGCTGGATCATTGCCATTATTGGGTCCATATTCCAAGTAACCCAGCGTATAGTTCCCTTAACTTGGCGGCGGCGGTGCAGGTGATGGCCTACGAAGTTCGGATGGCCGCTATGGCAGGAGCTTCTCCCCCTGCCCGACGCCCCACCGAATCGCCGCCGGCATCCGTCGATGAAGTAGAAGGCTTTTTTCAGCATCTGGAGCAGACCCTGATAGAGATCGGTTTTCTTAATCCGAGTAATCCCAAGCTTTTGATGCGCCGCCTACGCCGCTTATTTTTTCGCGCTCATCTTGAGATCCGTGAAGTGAATATCTTGCGCGGGATTTTGACGGCTGCCCAGGATAAAGTAAAAGGGTGA
- the cysE gene encoding serine O-acetyltransferase yields the protein MFEGLREEINCVFERDPAARNVFEVVTTYPGFHAILWHRLSHRLWNLGARWPARAISTLSRWLTGIEIHPAARLGRRFFIDHGMGVVIGETAEIGDDCTLYHGVTLGGTSWEKGKRHPTLGDNVVVGAGAKVLGPIHIGSGARIGSNSVVVKNVPENATVVGVPGHVARSKEQRKEEAKRRAMAKRIGFDAYGAPQDTPDPIERAIHGLIEHIQSLDDRIEQMAAEIQRLGGKLPEEQLPDLEACELSAGGNEEEAKQQAGKGKSAAVK from the coding sequence ATGTTTGAAGGTTTGCGAGAAGAAATCAATTGTGTGTTCGAGCGGGATCCTGCGGCACGCAATGTTTTTGAAGTGGTCACCACTTACCCCGGCTTCCACGCTATTTTATGGCATCGGTTGAGTCACCGGCTGTGGAATTTAGGGGCGAGGTGGCCAGCACGAGCCATTTCTACCCTGAGCCGCTGGTTGACCGGGATCGAGATCCATCCGGCGGCCCGGCTTGGGCGGCGATTTTTTATCGACCATGGGATGGGGGTGGTCATTGGTGAAACGGCGGAAATCGGCGATGACTGCACCCTCTACCATGGAGTCACCTTGGGGGGAACCAGTTGGGAAAAAGGTAAGCGGCACCCCACCTTGGGAGACAATGTGGTGGTGGGGGCTGGCGCCAAGGTTCTCGGACCCATTCATATTGGCAGTGGCGCCCGGATAGGTTCTAATTCGGTGGTGGTCAAAAATGTCCCGGAGAATGCTACTGTCGTGGGGGTGCCAGGGCATGTGGCCCGATCGAAGGAGCAGCGCAAGGAAGAGGCCAAGCGCCGGGCGATGGCTAAACGCATTGGATTTGATGCCTATGGTGCCCCCCAGGATACTCCTGATCCCATTGAGCGGGCGATTCATGGCCTAATTGAACATATCCAGAGTTTAGACGACCGTATTGAGCAAATGGCCGCCGAGATTCAGCGCTTGGGGGGAAAACTTCCCGAGGAGCAGTTACCTGATCTGGAGGCTTGTGAATTATCTGCAGGCGGCAATGAGGAGGAAGCGAAGCAGCAAGCGGGCAAGGGCAAATCGGCGGCAGTCAAATAG
- the iscR gene encoding Fe-S cluster assembly transcriptional regulator IscR, whose product MRLTTKGRYAVTAMLDLALHYEQGPITLADISRRQGISLSYLEQLFARLRKKGLVDSARGPGGGYRLSREAEKISVIDVISAVDESVDATRCRGLKNCQGDQRCLTHELWEDLSRQIYEFLSRITLGELVQRRDIQEISARLDNAAKAGSVGSGDRAVPVVVVDTN is encoded by the coding sequence ATGCGGCTAACAACCAAAGGTCGTTACGCGGTAACCGCGATGCTGGATTTGGCGCTACATTACGAACAGGGGCCGATCACCCTAGCGGATATTTCCCGTCGGCAAGGGATTTCTCTCTCTTACCTGGAACAACTCTTTGCTCGTTTACGCAAGAAAGGTTTGGTCGACAGTGCCCGTGGTCCGGGAGGTGGCTACCGCTTAAGTCGTGAGGCGGAAAAGATCAGCGTGATTGATGTGATCAGTGCGGTCGATGAGAGTGTGGATGCCACGCGCTGCCGAGGATTAAAAAACTGCCAGGGGGATCAGCGCTGTTTGACCCATGAGTTGTGGGAAGATCTCAGCCGGCAGATTTATGAATTTCTTTCCCGTATCACCTTGGGTGAACTGGTCCAGCGCCGCGACATTCAGGAAATTTCGGCCCGGCTGGATAACGCCGCCAAGGCAGGCTCGGTAGGCAGCGGTGACCGCGCCGTCCCCGTCGTGGTCGTCGATACCAATTAA
- a CDS encoding cysteine desulfurase family protein yields MAIYFDHNAGAPLDERVLEAMLPYLREQQGNPSSVHRYGRLAREAIEQARAQVADLVQAAPSQVVFTSGGTEANNLAVFGGMGPRPQGHLAISAVEHPSLREPALSLRAQGLTVTEIEVDSQGRVTPSTLESALRPDTRLVSVMWASNETGVLQDIPTLSEGIRDQGCIFHTDAVQVVGKLPLDFRRSGVHLMSLSAHKMGGPKGIGALVVDSSLDLAPLLQGGGQEKGRRSGTENVAAIVGFGKAAELASAELHHRAQEWSQWREYLEQALRQLPEVVIFGEMAERLPNTVFFAVPGIEGETLLMALDKAGIGVSSGSACGSGSHQPSHVLLAMGIAPELAQGAIRVSFGAGNNWSQIDELVAVLKSQIDQLQRMLLCAY; encoded by the coding sequence ATGGCAATTTATTTTGACCACAACGCGGGAGCACCCCTAGATGAACGGGTATTGGAAGCCATGCTTCCTTACCTTCGGGAGCAGCAGGGCAACCCTTCCAGCGTACATCGTTATGGTCGCCTCGCCCGAGAGGCCATAGAGCAAGCTCGGGCCCAGGTAGCCGACTTGGTTCAGGCGGCGCCTTCCCAGGTGGTTTTTACCAGTGGTGGCACTGAAGCCAATAATTTGGCGGTGTTTGGGGGCATGGGCCCCCGTCCCCAGGGGCATCTTGCCATCAGCGCAGTGGAGCATCCTTCACTGCGGGAACCGGCTTTGTCCTTGCGGGCCCAAGGCCTTACGGTGACTGAAATTGAGGTGGACTCCCAGGGCAGGGTGACTCCTTCCACCTTAGAGAGCGCACTCCGTCCCGATACCCGACTGGTTTCTGTAATGTGGGCTAGTAATGAAACCGGTGTTTTGCAGGATATCCCTACCCTGAGCGAAGGCATTCGAGATCAAGGGTGTATATTTCATACCGATGCGGTTCAAGTAGTAGGGAAATTACCCCTTGATTTTCGCCGTAGTGGCGTTCATCTCATGAGTCTTTCCGCCCATAAGATGGGGGGGCCTAAAGGGATTGGCGCATTGGTTGTGGATAGTAGTTTAGACCTTGCTCCGCTCCTGCAAGGAGGTGGCCAAGAGAAGGGACGGCGCAGCGGCACCGAAAATGTGGCCGCTATCGTGGGGTTTGGAAAGGCCGCCGAGCTTGCAAGCGCGGAATTGCATCACCGTGCCCAAGAATGGTCCCAGTGGCGGGAATATCTGGAGCAAGCCTTGCGGCAACTACCGGAGGTGGTCATTTTCGGAGAAATGGCTGAGCGTTTGCCCAACACTGTATTTTTTGCGGTTCCTGGAATTGAAGGAGAGACTTTGCTGATGGCTTTGGATAAGGCCGGGATTGGAGTCTCTAGTGGCTCGGCCTGCGGCAGCGGCAGTCATCAGCCTAGCCATGTGTTATTGGCCATGGGTATTGCGCCAGAGCTGGCACAAGGCGCGATTCGGGTCAGCTTTGGGGCTGGAAATAATTGGAGCCAAATAGATGAACTGGTTGCTGTGCTAAAAAGTCAAATAGACCAGCTGCAACGGATGTTGTTGTGTGCATATTGA
- a CDS encoding HesB/IscA family protein: protein MAITVTDSALKQIKKVLSQQANVEGLRVGVKKSGCSGYAYVLGFAEQVEPEDTVFDHDGIKIVIDKQSLGFIDGTELDYRREGLNESFKFQNPNVVASCGCGESFSV from the coding sequence ATGGCAATTACAGTCACAGATTCGGCACTAAAACAGATTAAGAAAGTTCTCTCCCAGCAGGCAAATGTGGAAGGACTGCGGGTAGGAGTGAAAAAGAGCGGTTGCTCGGGATATGCTTATGTCCTCGGTTTTGCGGAGCAGGTAGAACCGGAGGATACCGTCTTCGACCATGACGGGATTAAGATCGTGATTGATAAGCAAAGCTTGGGGTTTATTGATGGTACCGAGTTGGATTATCGGCGCGAGGGTTTGAATGAAAGCTTTAAATTTCAGAATCCCAATGTGGTTGCCTCCTGTGGCTGTGGGGAGAGCTTCAGCGTTTAA
- a CDS encoding DUF6494 family protein, giving the protein MDEEQFNMSVRKFLKTLGVTAQREIEKAVRDALDSGRLQGDETLKAHATVKVEGIELKIDTEGDIKLS; this is encoded by the coding sequence ATGGATGAAGAACAGTTCAATATGTCGGTGCGCAAGTTCCTCAAAACCTTGGGGGTGACTGCACAACGGGAAATAGAAAAGGCGGTAAGGGACGCCCTCGACAGTGGGCGTTTGCAAGGAGATGAAACCCTTAAAGCCCACGCTACAGTGAAAGTGGAAGGCATTGAGCTTAAAATAGATACGGAAGGGGATATTAAGCTCTCCTGA
- a CDS encoding Bax inhibitor-1/YccA family protein yields the protein MSYNDQAVSRAAPSVLATNKLLRNTYTLLAATLVFSAVTAGIAMATNASPVHWVITLVGYFGLLFLTNALRNSVWGLAAIFALTGFMGYTLGPILNFYLGLPNGHETVMLALGGTGAIFFGLSGYALATRKDFSFIGGFLMVGILVAFLAGLAAMLFQIPALSLAVSAMFILLMSGFILFQTSLLVNGGETNYIMATVSLYVAIYNLFLSLLQLLGIFGGDE from the coding sequence ATGAGTTACAATGATCAAGCAGTTTCACGCGCAGCACCTTCGGTACTTGCGACCAATAAGCTTCTACGCAACACCTATACCCTCCTCGCCGCGACGCTAGTTTTTAGCGCTGTTACTGCGGGGATTGCCATGGCAACCAATGCCTCTCCAGTGCATTGGGTGATTACCCTGGTAGGTTACTTCGGTTTATTATTTCTAACCAATGCCCTGCGCAACAGCGTTTGGGGGTTGGCTGCTATTTTTGCCCTGACCGGCTTTATGGGCTATACACTGGGACCCATTCTTAACTTCTATTTGGGTCTGCCCAATGGCCATGAAACAGTCATGCTGGCTTTAGGGGGGACTGGCGCTATCTTCTTCGGTCTCTCAGGCTATGCCCTGGCAACCCGCAAGGATTTTAGCTTTATTGGCGGCTTCCTGATGGTCGGCATCTTAGTGGCCTTTCTGGCGGGACTGGCGGCTATGCTCTTCCAAATCCCCGCCTTGTCCTTGGCCGTCTCAGCCATGTTCATCCTGTTAATGTCAGGCTTTATTTTGTTCCAAACCAGCCTGCTCGTTAATGGGGGGGAAACCAACTACATCATGGCTACGGTGAGCCTGTATGTCGCGATTTACAACTTGTTTTTGAGCCTGTTGCAACTGTTAGGCATCTTCGGTGGCGATGAATAA
- a CDS encoding protein adenylyltransferase SelO: MPSSTAMKHQDIGWHFDNTYAQLPGHFYTKLHPVPVREPRLVIANDALAEELGLNFKAISEDALAQLFSGNQLPEGAEPLAQAYAGHQFGHFTYLGDGRAHLIGEHLTPDGKRVDIQFKGSGQTPYARRGDGRAALGPMLREYIISEAMHALGIPTTRSLAVVTTGEPVYRETVLQGAILTRVASSHLRVGTFEYLAAQEDKAGLKQLTDYAIQRHYPEIIDSDTPYFDLLKAVMACQIKLITEWLRVGFIHGVMNTDNMAIACQTIDYGPCAFMDSYDPGTVFSSIDYMGRYAYGNQPRIAQWNLARFAEAILPLLHENIEKAAAMAEEAIQSFKALLQQEWLAMMRRKLGLFGEENEDMEFINGLLQWMQRSHADYTNTFRDLMDEHFPEDPHYQDQAFKHWYERWQQRLERNTKPFSSSLCLMGATNPVVIPRNHRVEAALNAMEQNADFSKLHELLDVLSEPYKDKEKYTKFKNPPAPKERVYQTFCGT, encoded by the coding sequence ATGCCATCGTCCACAGCCATGAAGCATCAGGATATCGGTTGGCATTTTGATAACACCTATGCGCAGCTGCCTGGCCATTTTTACACGAAGCTGCATCCTGTTCCTGTGCGTGAACCACGCCTTGTCATTGCGAATGATGCTCTGGCAGAGGAACTAGGATTAAATTTCAAAGCCATCTCTGAGGATGCGTTAGCGCAGCTTTTTTCAGGCAATCAGCTTCCAGAAGGTGCAGAGCCTCTAGCGCAGGCCTATGCCGGGCATCAGTTTGGCCATTTTACCTATTTGGGCGATGGGCGGGCCCATTTAATCGGCGAGCATCTCACCCCAGACGGCAAACGGGTAGATATTCAGTTCAAAGGCTCAGGCCAAACACCCTATGCCCGGCGCGGTGATGGGCGTGCAGCGCTGGGTCCGATGCTGCGGGAGTATATCATCAGCGAAGCCATGCATGCGCTGGGCATCCCGACCACCCGGAGTTTGGCAGTAGTCACCACCGGCGAACCTGTTTACCGGGAAACGGTACTGCAAGGAGCAATTCTGACACGTGTCGCGTCTAGTCATCTGCGTGTGGGCACATTTGAATATCTGGCTGCCCAAGAAGATAAAGCAGGCCTGAAGCAACTTACTGATTATGCTATCCAGCGCCATTATCCAGAAATAATAGACTCTGATACCCCCTACTTTGATCTGCTCAAGGCCGTCATGGCTTGCCAGATAAAACTTATCACCGAATGGCTGCGAGTAGGCTTTATTCACGGGGTGATGAATACGGACAATATGGCCATTGCTTGTCAGACCATTGACTATGGCCCCTGTGCATTCATGGATAGCTATGATCCCGGCACCGTGTTCAGCTCCATCGACTACATGGGGCGTTATGCCTATGGCAATCAGCCCCGTATCGCGCAGTGGAACTTAGCACGGTTTGCTGAGGCTATCCTTCCGCTACTGCATGAAAATATTGAAAAGGCTGCTGCAATGGCAGAGGAAGCCATCCAGTCATTCAAGGCATTATTGCAGCAGGAATGGCTGGCAATGATGCGTCGTAAGCTGGGGTTGTTCGGTGAAGAAAACGAAGATATGGAATTCATCAACGGGCTTCTGCAATGGATGCAGCGCAGTCATGCGGATTATACCAATACATTCCGTGACCTGATGGATGAACATTTTCCCGAAGATCCACACTATCAGGATCAAGCATTCAAGCATTGGTACGAGAGATGGCAACAGCGGCTGGAACGGAACACCAAACCGTTCTCATCCTCCCTGTGCCTCATGGGTGCGACTAACCCGGTGGTCATCCCCCGTAACCATCGTGTAGAAGCAGCGCTTAACGCTATGGAACAGAACGCTGACTTCTCAAAGCTACATGAACTGCTGGATGTGCTGTCTGAGCCCTATAAGGATAAAGAGAAATATACTAAATTCAAAAACCCTCCTGCGCCGAAAGAGCGTGTGTACCAAACTTTTTGTGGTACTTGA
- a CDS encoding helix-turn-helix domain-containing protein gives MSRRLELEITESAEELKALLHQQSEVKLKERVQALYLLKSEQVTELKALGKVLGRNPSTLYRWFEGYRARGLAGLLELGTAHNGRARAIPPAVEQALKQRLKEPPGFKSYGAIQQWLREEYGLQIKYKTVHQTVRYRLKAKLKVARPSHLHREEAAGVDFKKNSRGA, from the coding sequence ATGAGTCGCCGCCTAGAGCTAGAAATCACGGAGAGTGCCGAGGAATTAAAAGCGCTGCTTCACCAGCAGAGCGAGGTGAAACTCAAAGAACGAGTTCAGGCGTTATATTTGCTCAAGAGCGAGCAGGTCACCGAACTCAAAGCTTTGGGGAAAGTGCTAGGGCGCAATCCCTCCACCCTTTATCGCTGGTTTGAGGGGTATCGGGCCCGAGGGTTAGCAGGCTTGCTTGAGCTTGGGACGGCGCATAATGGGCGTGCCCGAGCTATACCGCCGGCGGTGGAGCAGGCCTTAAAGCAGCGTTTGAAAGAACCGCCGGGTTTTAAGAGCTATGGGGCGATTCAACAGTGGCTGAGGGAAGAATACGGGTTGCAGATTAAGTATAAAACGGTACATCAGACAGTACGTTACCGGCTCAAAGCCAAGCTCAAAGTGGCGCGCCCGAGCCACCTTCATCGAGAGGAAGCGGCGGGGGTGGACTTTAAAAAAAACTCCCGCGGCGCCTAG
- a CDS encoding IS630 family transposase: MPVLYGAEDPALAVRYWCYDETRFGLKTIPRRLITLTGTKPLAPVQWQFKAFYLYGAVEPLSGESFFLEFSHHDSDCFQIYLDHLAQRYPHALHIVQLDNASSHWAKKLELPENIVLMFQPPYSPELNPIERLWQHMKDQLSWVLFSTLDSLRQTVGEILQDLTPQTIRSLTGYPFILSALKHANI; the protein is encoded by the coding sequence TTGCCGGTCCTCTACGGGGCGGAAGACCCCGCTTTAGCGGTGCGGTATTGGTGTTACGATGAGACGCGCTTTGGGCTTAAAACCATCCCTCGGCGACTGATTACGTTGACCGGCACCAAGCCCCTAGCGCCGGTGCAATGGCAATTTAAAGCCTTCTATCTCTATGGGGCGGTGGAGCCGCTGAGCGGGGAAAGCTTCTTTTTGGAGTTCTCTCATCACGATAGCGACTGTTTTCAGATTTATTTGGATCACCTCGCTCAACGCTATCCCCACGCTCTCCATATCGTTCAACTTGATAATGCCAGCTCTCATTGGGCCAAGAAGCTGGAGTTGCCTGAGAATATCGTGTTGATGTTCCAGCCTCCCTATAGCCCCGAGCTCAACCCTATCGAGCGACTTTGGCAACACATGAAAGATCAGCTCAGTTGGGTTCTCTTTAGCACACTGGACTCCCTTCGACAGACTGTCGGGGAAATCCTCCAGGACCTCACTCCACAAACGATTCGTTCTTTAACCGGTTACCCCTTCATCCTCTCCGCTTTAAAACATGCAAATATTTAA
- a CDS encoding alkaline phosphatase PhoX — translation MTRNAANDADMFSFFPLENPTHLIFCIENSRPDDGSNVSIQAIHKETGQVTDVLFGMDRCDGIRTTPWGTVLATEETDDGAAYELLNPLSGKVYFVMDRGVPGGPAIIVDYQGNDASDGVVKRTALGTLAWEGLTVLSSGVVYYGDELRPGTDRDDVDGGALFKFVPDVPRVDDGIIFDLEHSPFASGRNYAFRADCREGEPASLLVGEGQSGSFPQFGQGCEIGNGSWVPVSAANARVDADANGATGYYRPEDLHRDPVFQAPEDFPGAVRFCWANTGRVEAQNFAEVICGVDLQPLMADGDRATVVVNRFVEGDSEFNSMDNLAFQPVTGNLYVIEDAANGDVWACLRDGADRGIKTDGCVRVLSVKDQSAEPTGFEFDASGTTAFLAIQHSDPDVLGDTDDIIKITGFKVTGKNGKDDD, via the coding sequence ATGACCCGGAACGCCGCCAACGACGCCGATATGTTCTCCTTCTTCCCATTGGAGAACCCCACCCACCTGATCTTCTGTATCGAGAATAGCCGCCCGGATGACGGGAGCAACGTTTCGATACAGGCCATCCACAAGGAAACGGGCCAAGTCACTGACGTGTTGTTTGGGATGGATCGCTGCGACGGTATCCGCACCACCCCCTGGGGTACGGTGCTCGCCACCGAGGAGACCGATGATGGCGCAGCCTATGAGCTCCTAAATCCTCTCTCCGGCAAGGTGTATTTCGTCATGGACCGGGGGGTGCCCGGTGGCCCAGCCATAATCGTCGACTATCAGGGCAACGACGCCTCGGATGGGGTAGTGAAGCGCACGGCTCTTGGCACGCTCGCCTGGGAAGGTCTTACGGTGCTGTCCTCTGGTGTCGTCTATTACGGTGACGAACTCCGGCCCGGGACGGATAGGGATGATGTCGACGGCGGCGCGTTGTTTAAGTTCGTGCCTGATGTGCCTAGGGTAGACGATGGGATCATCTTTGACTTGGAACACTCGCCGTTTGCCAGTGGACGAAATTACGCCTTTCGGGCTGACTGCCGCGAGGGTGAGCCGGCTTCCCTTCTGGTGGGCGAGGGCCAAAGCGGCAGCTTCCCGCAATTTGGTCAGGGTTGTGAAATTGGCAACGGCTCCTGGGTTCCCGTTTCGGCAGCCAACGCCCGGGTCGATGCCGATGCAAACGGGGCGACCGGCTACTACCGGCCGGAGGATCTCCACCGTGATCCGGTTTTCCAGGCACCGGAAGATTTCCCCGGTGCGGTCCGCTTCTGCTGGGCTAACACGGGCCGCGTGGAGGCCCAGAATTTCGCTGAGGTTATTTGCGGTGTTGATCTCCAGCCGCTGATGGCGGATGGGGATCGGGCGACGGTTGTTGTGAACCGCTTTGTCGAGGGGGACTCCGAATTCAATTCCATGGATAACCTTGCTTTTCAGCCGGTGACTGGCAACCTTTATGTCATTGAGGACGCAGCTAATGGTGACGTCTGGGCCTGCCTGCGGGATGGTGCCGATCGTGGCATCAAGACGGATGGGTGCGTGCGGGTCTTGTCGGTCAAAGATCAATCGGCGGAGCCCACCGGCTTCGAGTTCGATGCTTCGGGGACGACCGCCTTCTTGGCGATTCAGCACTCTGATCCCGATGTCCTCGGTGACACCGACGATATCATCAAGATCACCGGTTTCAAGGTGACAGGAAAGAACGGCAAAGACGACGACTAA
- a CDS encoding cell wall hydrolase, whose amino-acid sequence MIVLRTTVLITLVLSLGWVKPSQATNLNEKEVRCLALNLYWEARSEGREGMVAVGWVVLNRMDDSRYPATVCSIVYQGGESPPCEWNWWCDGRSDRPREKEAWKKAQKVAQLLLTHPPPDPTQGALWYHHTSTKTPPWLRKRKRTALIGKHVFYR is encoded by the coding sequence ATGATCGTTTTGAGAACGACGGTTTTAATTACGCTTGTTTTATCCTTGGGGTGGGTAAAGCCATCCCAGGCGACAAACCTTAATGAGAAAGAAGTCCGTTGCTTGGCTCTCAATCTTTATTGGGAGGCCAGATCGGAAGGCCGCGAGGGAATGGTGGCCGTAGGTTGGGTAGTGCTGAACCGAATGGATGATAGTCGCTATCCGGCAACAGTTTGCTCGATTGTTTATCAAGGGGGGGAAAGTCCGCCTTGCGAATGGAACTGGTGGTGCGATGGCCGCAGTGACCGCCCACGGGAAAAGGAAGCTTGGAAGAAAGCCCAGAAAGTTGCCCAACTCTTGTTGACTCATCCGCCGCCTGATCCGACTCAGGGGGCGCTTTGGTATCACCATACTTCGACCAAAACGCCTCCCTGGTTGAGAAAGCGTAAGAGAACAGCGCTTATTGGTAAGCATGTTTTTTATCGTTAG